Proteins found in one Pyxidicoccus trucidator genomic segment:
- a CDS encoding GNAT family N-acetyltransferase yields the protein MRVSEVRDLAGFDALEAEWNELVTRTDDQVFYRHEFLRCWLRHFAPEGRLRILTGRDAQGRLVAVLPLQAKQGKQYGMPVRQLLSLTNKHSCRFDLLAEDPRRAGTAFLAHLLKDASWDVLRLADVPEGGSAFALLAVARRVGLPCGTWQSARSPYTVLPETVEAWQRERGRKSKPLRRRRRRLEERGRVTLERMTGGERLAERLAEGFALERSGWKAERGTAIAQSARRLAFYSDLADVAAKAGWLGLYSLRLGKQAIAFQYGLEYGGRYLAMKPGYDERFAEVGPGQLLTEGLIQDCIGRGVTELDLLGDDAPFKREWTDTVRPHHWLFIYRNSLRGRAMYRAKFRWAPVARRMVGKWVRRR from the coding sequence ATGCGCGTGAGCGAGGTGCGTGACCTGGCCGGGTTCGACGCACTGGAGGCCGAGTGGAACGAGCTGGTGACACGCACGGACGACCAGGTCTTCTACCGGCACGAGTTCCTGCGCTGCTGGCTGCGGCACTTCGCGCCAGAGGGCCGGCTGCGCATCCTGACGGGGCGTGACGCGCAAGGCCGGCTGGTGGCCGTGCTGCCGCTGCAAGCGAAGCAGGGAAAGCAGTACGGGATGCCGGTGCGGCAGTTGCTGTCGCTGACGAACAAGCACTCGTGCCGCTTTGACTTGCTGGCGGAGGACCCGCGCCGCGCGGGAACGGCCTTCCTGGCGCACCTGCTGAAGGACGCGAGCTGGGACGTGCTGCGGCTGGCGGACGTGCCCGAGGGAGGCTCGGCGTTCGCACTCCTCGCGGTGGCGCGCAGGGTGGGGCTGCCCTGCGGGACGTGGCAGAGCGCGCGCTCGCCGTACACAGTGTTACCGGAGACGGTGGAGGCATGGCAGCGCGAGCGAGGGCGGAAGTCGAAGCCGCTGCGTCGGCGCAGGCGCCGGCTGGAGGAGCGTGGCCGGGTGACGCTGGAGCGGATGACAGGCGGCGAGCGACTGGCTGAGCGGCTGGCGGAAGGCTTCGCGCTGGAGCGCAGCGGCTGGAAGGCGGAGCGCGGGACGGCGATTGCGCAGAGCGCGCGGCGGCTGGCGTTCTACTCAGACCTGGCGGACGTGGCGGCGAAGGCCGGGTGGCTGGGGCTGTACTCGCTGCGGCTGGGCAAGCAGGCCATCGCGTTCCAGTACGGGCTGGAGTACGGCGGCCGATACCTGGCGATGAAGCCCGGCTACGACGAGCGCTTCGCGGAGGTGGGTCCGGGGCAGCTGCTGACGGAGGGGCTCATCCAGGACTGCATCGGCCGAGGGGTGACGGAGCTGGACCTGCTGGGGGACGACGCGCCCTTCAAGCGGGAGTGGACGGACACGGTGCGACCGCACCACTGGTTGTTCATCTACCGGAACTCGCTGAGGGGCCGGGCGATGTACCGGGCGAAGTTCCGCTGGGCCCCGGTGGCCCGGAGAATGGTGGGGAAATGGGTCCGACGGCGCTGA
- a CDS encoding DUF4062 domain-containing protein: MPQSFKIFISSTWESAALTALRQELTRELRDLGHQPLMMDRDGALAAAPGPAVHFSVEGCDVLVGIYGSRYGSLRPGGSESFTEYEFDTATRGRKRRLCYFLGEDAGAPPPEPEEKQQAQRRFREKIDRHLVRMDFSKHGSGPEAWAELRSQVLRDIRRLESGAPLGVTHAEVREAWVRHWTGPTRRESPQLREIWKHLADWQRREEEGVGNSWHPLMFHWSGFLQAEGWHEVVGHQLRSIQQAASTLGLRALAERCLAVDLRRNCNEIRERLALLVSRQELGQLHQLIESKERALGPARPRAASKGVKEKLQAAKQLRRELQGLQRQVESPTYGRCFLVAGKQGAGKTHFIEAALARLASWEEAPLVVPVGPGGSIERLLPSIMDALRAHTGVAWRDLDEVDRFLAGEYEPEGSPPPPPMRRLVIAIDDLHTWMREQPGLLDALLNLIKDHTRLRRVDWLLAIQSSHLEKLITGPLAQDWWQYGFMSRLAASTSRADAWLSHDAWSVRTSFFQEALPHVGGWLSLDELNTRERVGLQILHSHLLSDRRGATREQLWFLDEIREGRVQQVPPLLHEPFIAWTALSLPDLQLKDLLNVSFIEFVEAFWSRYQSSLERLLEERKRCIAPDVPARELLEGAVHLTASVMALAGRLELVRPLLERRIAEAARDMHSLADPALVKHTLEVLIQANLLEESTAASGDPPGLPVNRLRLRTETFWELQLARQLRLSPELAGSGEEEALRFVRGWFDQLHAEDVREGTFGFLLLLLSRHAQPLEATRRGLMESLWHFDAAPEFRAAAWFAAPRAATAVQARLARESRIVPGHSGSVRELFAFMYFMCEAGPDVLDMPRRLEALNPLLPSIGAAGLTAYYRYIVECLLGRELEVRKVLAALRHLSGCEVLDARHPGLTESLADAVVATLVRLSGRDSGQVVGILLGYLQSSRESTVMHYRPRRVKRTWTRYFFLEWLLNRFCIWLVMSGKLAGYTLLEQRQWFRPGELELGHELGEELDREANIALGHWYATASRPEEKSAFRQYVTGLGRRPWYADVRRACHILSHCGYAAEHEAGELHGLRAEIEERFRRMTRPGTEKKSGGRHRGPRR, encoded by the coding sequence ATGCCTCAGTCTTTCAAGATATTCATCAGCTCCACGTGGGAGTCCGCTGCGCTAACGGCCCTGCGGCAGGAGTTGACCCGCGAGCTCCGGGACCTCGGCCACCAGCCGCTGATGATGGACAGGGATGGCGCCCTGGCCGCCGCTCCGGGGCCCGCCGTCCACTTCTCCGTGGAGGGGTGCGACGTCCTGGTGGGCATCTACGGCTCCCGTTACGGCAGCCTCCGCCCGGGCGGAAGCGAGTCCTTCACCGAATACGAGTTCGACACTGCCACCCGGGGCCGCAAGCGCCGCCTCTGCTACTTCCTTGGGGAAGACGCTGGCGCCCCGCCCCCCGAGCCCGAGGAGAAGCAGCAGGCGCAGCGCCGCTTCCGAGAGAAGATTGACCGGCACCTGGTGAGGATGGACTTTTCGAAGCACGGCTCCGGCCCCGAGGCATGGGCCGAACTGAGGAGCCAGGTTCTCCGTGACATCCGCAGGCTCGAGTCCGGCGCGCCCCTGGGCGTCACCCACGCCGAGGTGCGGGAGGCCTGGGTCCGCCACTGGACGGGACCGACGCGGAGGGAGAGCCCGCAGCTGCGGGAAATCTGGAAGCACCTCGCCGACTGGCAGCGACGGGAGGAGGAGGGCGTGGGCAATTCCTGGCACCCGCTGATGTTCCACTGGAGTGGCTTCCTCCAGGCCGAGGGCTGGCATGAGGTGGTGGGCCACCAGCTCCGCTCCATCCAGCAGGCCGCTTCCACCCTGGGCCTGAGGGCCCTGGCGGAGCGATGCCTGGCGGTGGACCTGCGCCGCAACTGCAATGAGATACGGGAACGCCTGGCCCTGCTCGTCTCCCGCCAGGAGTTGGGGCAGCTCCACCAGCTCATCGAGTCGAAGGAGCGGGCCCTGGGCCCGGCCCGTCCGCGTGCGGCCAGCAAGGGCGTGAAGGAGAAGCTCCAGGCAGCGAAGCAGCTGCGCAGGGAGCTGCAGGGGCTTCAGAGGCAGGTGGAGTCGCCCACCTATGGCCGGTGCTTCCTCGTCGCTGGCAAGCAGGGCGCGGGCAAGACGCACTTCATCGAGGCCGCGCTGGCCAGGCTGGCCTCGTGGGAGGAGGCGCCGCTCGTAGTGCCTGTGGGCCCGGGAGGCTCCATCGAGCGGCTGCTACCCTCCATCATGGACGCCCTCCGGGCGCACACCGGGGTGGCCTGGAGGGACCTGGACGAGGTGGATCGCTTCCTGGCGGGCGAGTACGAGCCGGAGGGCTCTCCGCCCCCGCCCCCCATGCGCAGGCTGGTCATCGCCATCGATGACCTGCACACCTGGATGCGCGAGCAGCCGGGCCTCCTGGACGCGCTGCTGAACCTCATCAAGGACCACACCCGTCTGCGCCGCGTGGACTGGCTCCTCGCCATCCAGAGCTCCCACCTGGAGAAGCTCATCACAGGGCCGCTCGCCCAGGACTGGTGGCAGTACGGCTTCATGTCGCGGCTGGCAGCCTCTACGTCCAGGGCGGACGCCTGGCTCTCTCATGACGCGTGGAGTGTGCGGACCTCATTCTTCCAGGAAGCGCTTCCCCACGTGGGCGGCTGGCTGAGCCTGGACGAACTCAACACGCGGGAGCGAGTGGGCTTGCAGATACTCCACAGCCACCTGCTGTCGGACAGACGCGGCGCCACGCGGGAGCAGCTCTGGTTCCTGGACGAGATTCGCGAGGGCCGCGTCCAGCAGGTCCCCCCACTCCTGCACGAGCCCTTCATCGCCTGGACGGCGCTGAGCCTGCCGGACCTGCAACTCAAGGACCTGCTCAACGTCAGCTTCATCGAGTTCGTCGAGGCATTCTGGAGCCGCTACCAGTCCAGCCTGGAGCGGCTGCTGGAGGAGCGGAAGCGCTGCATCGCCCCGGACGTGCCGGCGCGGGAGCTGCTGGAGGGCGCGGTGCACCTGACCGCGAGCGTCATGGCCCTGGCCGGCAGGCTGGAACTCGTGCGCCCGCTGCTGGAGAGGCGCATCGCCGAAGCGGCCAGGGACATGCACTCGCTGGCGGACCCGGCCCTGGTGAAGCACACCCTGGAGGTACTCATCCAGGCCAACCTCCTCGAGGAGTCCACGGCGGCCAGCGGAGACCCGCCGGGCCTCCCGGTGAACAGGCTCCGCCTGCGGACGGAGACCTTCTGGGAGCTGCAGCTGGCCCGGCAGCTCCGGCTCAGCCCGGAGCTCGCCGGGAGCGGGGAAGAGGAGGCACTGCGCTTCGTGCGCGGCTGGTTCGACCAGCTCCATGCGGAGGACGTGCGGGAAGGGACGTTCGGCTTCCTGCTGCTCCTGCTGTCCCGCCACGCGCAGCCATTGGAAGCAACGCGGCGGGGGCTGATGGAGTCGCTGTGGCACTTCGATGCCGCGCCCGAGTTCCGCGCCGCAGCCTGGTTCGCCGCGCCCAGGGCGGCCACGGCCGTGCAGGCCCGGCTGGCACGGGAGAGCAGGATTGTGCCCGGACACAGTGGAAGTGTCCGGGAGCTGTTCGCCTTCATGTACTTCATGTGCGAGGCCGGCCCTGACGTGCTTGACATGCCCCGGCGGCTGGAGGCACTGAATCCCCTTCTGCCTTCTATCGGCGCAGCGGGGCTGACGGCCTACTACCGCTACATCGTCGAGTGCCTGCTGGGCCGGGAGCTGGAGGTCCGCAAGGTGCTCGCCGCGCTCCGCCACCTGTCCGGCTGCGAGGTGCTGGACGCCCGGCACCCCGGGCTCACGGAGAGCCTGGCGGACGCGGTGGTGGCTACCCTGGTGAGGCTTTCCGGCCGCGACTCCGGGCAGGTCGTGGGCATCCTGCTCGGGTACCTCCAGTCGTCACGCGAGTCCACGGTGATGCACTACAGGCCCCGGCGGGTGAAGCGGACCTGGACGCGGTACTTCTTCCTCGAGTGGCTCCTCAACCGGTTCTGCATCTGGCTCGTGATGAGCGGGAAGCTGGCGGGCTACACCCTGTTGGAGCAGCGGCAGTGGTTCCGCCCCGGCGAGCTGGAACTCGGCCATGAGCTGGGAGAGGAGCTGGACCGGGAGGCCAACATCGCGCTGGGCCACTGGTATGCCACCGCGAGCCGCCCCGAGGAGAAGAGCGCCTTTCGCCAGTACGTGACCGGACTGGGGCGGAGGCCCTGGTACGCGGACGTACGGCGCGCCTGTCATATCCTCTCGCACTGCGGCTACGCGGCGGAGCACGAGGCGGGTGAGCTCCACGGGCTTCGGGCTGAAATCGAGGAGAGGTTCCGGCGCATGACCCGGCCTGGGACGGAGAAGAAATCCGGAGGGCGGCACCGCGGCCCCAGGCGGTAG
- a CDS encoding toll/interleukin-1 receptor domain-containing protein codes for MRLPAFSPLNVTRLPLRLSEARALGNEHALRKHGIKLASDVCADLLIKEAQAPEDEAFDIFLSHSYSDQEAILRIKRRLESFGYKVYVDWVEDDAELSRLSVSGRTAERLRLRIRNRDCLLLATSEHTDESFWIPWELGYADGHHGKVGILPYLREDATSSRFMRLEFLQLYPVVDEARLRGATERRLWVNREGDEYVTFDDWRSGRRLHWRHIEE; via the coding sequence ATGCGCCTTCCCGCTTTCAGCCCCCTGAACGTGACGCGGCTGCCGCTGCGGCTGTCCGAGGCGCGCGCCCTTGGCAATGAGCACGCTCTTCGGAAGCACGGGATAAAGCTCGCGTCAGACGTTTGCGCGGACCTCCTCATCAAGGAAGCGCAAGCTCCGGAGGACGAGGCTTTCGACATCTTCCTCTCTCATAGCTACAGCGACCAGGAGGCCATCCTGCGCATCAAGCGCAGGCTCGAGTCGTTCGGCTACAAGGTCTACGTCGATTGGGTCGAAGATGATGCGGAGCTGAGCCGGCTATCGGTTTCCGGCAGGACGGCGGAGCGTCTTCGCCTGCGAATCCGGAACCGCGATTGCCTCCTGCTGGCTACCTCCGAGCACACGGACGAGTCCTTCTGGATTCCGTGGGAGCTGGGCTACGCAGACGGGCACCACGGCAAGGTCGGAATCCTCCCCTATCTGAGAGAGGACGCGACGAGCAGTCGGTTCATGCGACTTGAGTTCCTTCAGCTCTATCCCGTGGTGGATGAGGCTCGGTTGAGGGGGGCAACCGAGCGTCGGCTCTGGGTCAATCGAGAAGGCGATGAGTACGTCACGTTCGATGATTGGCGTTCAGGTCGTCGGCTCCACTGGCGGCACATCGAAGAGTGA
- a CDS encoding TIR domain-containing protein: protein MLRAFVSFASEDMWARDFLVRQSLFSATPWTFEDNSLRQDLDDATWKKHVRRLIQNSELLVLLIGEETYLAPGAIWEVECARKLSLPIFGMQIRRDSPGRIPDCMRGIPVIYWDFGSISAELDRAYAWLEGQWPRNTGTRR, encoded by the coding sequence ATGTTGCGTGCGTTCGTCAGCTTTGCCTCCGAGGACATGTGGGCCCGGGACTTCCTCGTCCGTCAGAGCCTCTTTTCCGCGACGCCGTGGACGTTCGAGGACAACTCCCTCCGGCAGGATCTCGATGATGCGACCTGGAAGAAGCACGTCCGCCGGTTGATCCAGAACAGCGAGTTGCTGGTCCTGCTCATCGGCGAGGAAACGTACCTGGCGCCTGGTGCCATCTGGGAGGTGGAGTGCGCCCGGAAGCTGAGTCTCCCCATCTTCGGGATGCAGATCCGCCGGGACTCGCCAGGTCGCATTCCGGACTGCATGCGCGGCATCCCGGTCATCTACTGGGACTTCGGCAGCATCAGCGCGGAGCTCGACAGGGCCTACGCGTGGCTCGAGGGACAATGGCCCAGGAACACCGGGACGCGTCGCTGA
- a CDS encoding TIR domain-containing protein, whose product MASTPSVFISHTTRDPRDAALARSLELGLRERGAKVWIAPRSIPVGAEWEPHLVQGLMEQSTHFLVLLSAASVTSEWVLKEIELARKRYAASGPLRILPLRLGEPGAFAGADFLSQFQEVPHDDDPITQLDSVAGALGLSSRRRTPMSDIRHRGKRFWLPRGETIRLSFNGFLPDPESDDWTGWNPNIVPFESISKLPCLVLLGEPGTGKSTALKLIDSGLFQGSDDESSQNLLVDLKECTSEALLDKHLFQSAEFLAWRNSEGTLNLFLDSLDECLIHIQAIARNLLTELGRCPVKRLRLRLACRTAEWPELLSHELPELWGKEHFGAYEIAPLRRVDVAEAARIEGLDPEALLKAVTQRDAVPLAIKPITLELLISAFKDDRRLPDSLRALYEKGCLRLCEEVSLDRAASKADGKLPSTHRLRLAERIAAVTLLCKRPSMYLGKDESRAPEESATLGALSYGHEKIGGKPVPVMPEHIRETLQTGLFTGGTGERLVTWSHWTFPEFLAARFLVTRRVTTAKLKELLLRPDTSGKLRIIPSLQEMVSWLAGMSPEFFQELIPIAPEFLLRSSVTTIDTALKARLVESLLEQLNRQEVADFEAVLRHRYDVLKHPSLGLQLTSIIKNRSKSFLARVIAINIAGECGESSLLGDLLQMALDESESLEIRCASVEAMSAMGNQEVFESLRPLLRTEGDPEKDLAARVLHVMWPGYLSAEELFELLSAPKNTHHFGAYAGFLYRDVTEHLKSEDLPVALRWGRSRGSSRYFDPLVEAIFRKAWEHLDAPGVLPEFGVSVLSRLKQHRSLFGDAPYGRRTPAPLLAEPDKRRMLVQELVGQLERPGLWLIDKEPFIPNDDLRWLTEQLEQIADPQLHERWLKLIESAFSLDNLEHVDLILEVRQRVPSLSRQFSWCLDAVELGSPQAASLRARQKQRESWNQKRGDEQAHQPPSQDRVRHLLERFEAGDMIAWYRISLELARSRVRERGWQTDDELKANLTVLPGWEALDENLRARCISAAERYLQDGEPRTVEWFGTGESHRWATAGYRALCLLLAKKSEVLASWPTEQWTRWGPLVVDWPWEQDAKEKAVQDTLVAHAYVRAPEAFISAVLMWLDKASKNLSVDTLLEKLARLWDQRLVDALVDWLCAGVPMEPSALGVLLNELVPRSPKAFGQALQWASSAAVDEAAREKRLEAGSSLLNTSLRAAWPHLWPLMQADPAFGVQLLMRSEVYRVQREQQLQLAEELDENSIAELYVWLKRRFPPADNRNVQAFQITGLRQALLGNLKQRGTQAAVSAVRRISECLPEESGLKLAVQQADEQRLRYEWQGLEPEELLALVEGT is encoded by the coding sequence ATGGCTTCGACTCCGTCGGTCTTCATCTCGCATACGACACGCGATCCGCGCGACGCAGCCCTTGCCCGCAGTCTCGAGCTGGGCCTTCGTGAGCGCGGTGCCAAGGTCTGGATTGCTCCCCGTAGCATCCCCGTGGGGGCGGAATGGGAGCCGCACCTTGTTCAAGGACTGATGGAGCAGAGCACGCACTTCTTGGTGCTGCTCTCGGCTGCGTCAGTCACATCGGAGTGGGTGCTGAAGGAGATCGAGCTGGCGCGGAAGCGCTATGCGGCGTCAGGTCCGCTCCGGATCCTCCCCCTCCGACTGGGCGAACCCGGAGCCTTCGCGGGCGCGGACTTCCTCTCCCAGTTCCAGGAAGTGCCCCATGACGATGACCCGATTACGCAGCTCGACTCGGTGGCGGGGGCGCTCGGGCTGTCCTCTCGTAGGCGCACTCCGATGTCAGACATTCGCCACAGGGGGAAGCGCTTCTGGCTCCCGCGGGGGGAAACGATTCGACTCTCGTTCAACGGCTTCCTCCCGGATCCGGAGAGTGACGACTGGACGGGCTGGAACCCGAATATCGTTCCGTTCGAATCCATCTCCAAGTTGCCCTGCCTTGTGCTCCTGGGCGAGCCCGGCACGGGAAAGAGCACGGCCCTGAAGTTGATTGATTCCGGGTTGTTCCAGGGGAGTGACGACGAATCGTCACAGAACCTGCTAGTGGACTTGAAGGAATGCACTTCCGAAGCCCTGCTCGACAAGCACCTCTTCCAGTCCGCGGAGTTCCTGGCGTGGCGGAACTCCGAAGGCACTCTGAATTTGTTCCTGGACAGCCTGGATGAATGCCTGATTCATATACAAGCTATTGCCCGGAACCTGCTGACGGAACTCGGACGTTGCCCCGTGAAGCGGCTGCGGCTGCGGCTCGCGTGCCGTACGGCGGAATGGCCCGAGTTGCTGAGTCATGAACTGCCGGAGCTTTGGGGCAAAGAACACTTTGGGGCCTACGAAATAGCACCGTTGCGGCGGGTCGATGTCGCCGAGGCCGCTCGGATCGAGGGTCTCGACCCCGAGGCGCTTTTGAAGGCAGTCACGCAGCGGGACGCCGTTCCGCTGGCCATCAAACCAATCACGCTCGAGCTACTGATTTCTGCGTTCAAAGACGATCGGCGGCTGCCAGATAGCCTGCGCGCACTCTATGAAAAGGGATGCTTGCGTCTTTGCGAAGAGGTCAGCCTGGACCGAGCCGCATCGAAGGCCGATGGCAAGCTTCCGTCAACGCATCGCCTGCGGCTGGCGGAGCGGATCGCGGCGGTGACCCTGCTTTGCAAGCGTCCGTCCATGTACCTGGGAAAAGATGAGAGTCGTGCCCCGGAAGAGTCCGCCACTCTCGGTGCACTGAGCTACGGCCATGAGAAGATTGGAGGGAAGCCAGTCCCGGTCATGCCTGAGCATATCCGGGAGACCCTCCAGACGGGGCTGTTCACCGGAGGAACGGGCGAGCGGCTCGTAACCTGGAGCCATTGGACCTTCCCTGAGTTCCTCGCGGCTCGATTCCTGGTCACCCGGCGGGTGACCACAGCCAAGCTCAAGGAGCTTCTCCTACGGCCGGACACAAGCGGGAAGCTCCGTATCATCCCCTCGCTTCAGGAAATGGTGAGCTGGCTTGCAGGAATGAGCCCTGAGTTCTTCCAGGAACTCATCCCCATCGCCCCCGAGTTCCTACTCCGTAGTTCCGTAACCACCATCGACACGGCCTTGAAGGCAAGGCTGGTCGAGTCGTTGCTGGAGCAGCTCAACAGGCAGGAGGTCGCTGATTTCGAAGCTGTGCTACGGCACAGATATGACGTCTTGAAGCACCCTTCTCTCGGCTTACAGCTGACCTCCATCATCAAGAATCGGAGCAAGAGCTTTCTGGCTCGCGTAATTGCGATCAACATCGCTGGAGAATGCGGAGAATCTTCGTTGTTGGGAGACCTGCTTCAGATGGCGTTGGATGAATCAGAAAGCCTGGAGATCCGGTGCGCAAGTGTCGAAGCGATGAGTGCCATGGGCAATCAAGAGGTTTTCGAGAGCCTCAGGCCTCTGCTGCGTACCGAAGGTGATCCCGAGAAGGACCTGGCGGCGAGGGTCCTGCATGTGATGTGGCCCGGGTACCTCTCCGCCGAAGAGCTCTTCGAACTCCTCTCGGCACCGAAAAATACGCATCATTTCGGAGCCTATGCTGGTTTTCTTTACAGAGACGTAACGGAACATCTCAAATCCGAGGACCTGCCAGTGGCACTGCGCTGGGGGAGGAGCCGGGGAAGTAGTCGCTATTTCGATCCACTGGTCGAGGCTATTTTCCGCAAGGCCTGGGAACATCTTGATGCGCCGGGCGTGTTGCCGGAGTTCGGTGTTTCGGTCCTGAGCCGGTTAAAGCAGCATAGGTCTTTGTTCGGGGACGCACCGTATGGCAGGCGAACGCCTGCCCCACTACTGGCTGAGCCCGACAAGCGGCGAATGCTGGTGCAGGAGTTGGTAGGCCAGCTTGAACGCCCGGGACTTTGGTTGATCGACAAGGAGCCGTTCATCCCCAATGACGACCTTCGCTGGCTGACCGAGCAACTGGAGCAGATCGCGGATCCTCAGCTTCACGAACGCTGGTTGAAGCTGATCGAGAGCGCATTCTCATTGGACAACCTGGAACATGTCGACCTCATCCTGGAGGTACGGCAGCGAGTTCCCTCTCTCTCACGACAGTTCTCGTGGTGCCTGGACGCGGTCGAGCTTGGGTCTCCCCAAGCCGCCAGCCTGCGAGCCCGGCAGAAGCAGCGCGAGAGCTGGAATCAAAAGCGCGGCGATGAACAAGCGCATCAGCCTCCGAGCCAGGACCGCGTAAGGCACCTGCTCGAAAGGTTCGAGGCTGGCGACATGATTGCCTGGTACCGCATCAGCCTGGAGTTGGCTCGGAGCCGGGTCAGGGAACGCGGGTGGCAGACTGACGATGAATTGAAGGCGAACCTCACAGTACTGCCGGGCTGGGAAGCTCTCGATGAGAACCTCCGAGCCCGCTGCATCTCCGCCGCAGAGCGCTACCTGCAGGACGGAGAGCCCCGCACAGTCGAGTGGTTCGGTACTGGGGAGTCCCACCGTTGGGCCACTGCCGGTTACCGGGCGCTTTGCCTGTTGCTGGCAAAGAAGTCAGAGGTACTCGCTAGCTGGCCGACGGAGCAATGGACTCGATGGGGGCCACTCGTCGTCGATTGGCCCTGGGAGCAGGATGCGAAAGAAAAGGCAGTCCAAGATACCCTCGTTGCGCACGCCTATGTCAGGGCCCCCGAGGCGTTCATCTCGGCTGTGCTGATGTGGCTGGACAAAGCCAGCAAGAATTTGAGCGTCGACACTCTCCTCGAGAAGTTGGCGCGTCTGTGGGACCAGCGCCTTGTGGATGCACTGGTGGACTGGCTGTGCGCTGGCGTGCCAATGGAGCCATCGGCTCTGGGAGTGCTGCTGAACGAGCTTGTGCCCCGAAGCCCGAAGGCGTTCGGCCAGGCGCTGCAGTGGGCCTCGAGTGCTGCGGTCGATGAAGCGGCGCGAGAGAAGAGACTCGAAGCTGGCAGTTCGCTGCTCAACACGTCCCTGCGGGCCGCCTGGCCACACCTCTGGCCCTTGATGCAGGCAGATCCGGCGTTCGGGGTGCAACTCCTCATGCGCTCCGAGGTCTATAGGGTGCAGCGGGAACAGCAACTGCAACTGGCGGAAGAGCTCGACGAGAACTCCATCGCGGAGCTTTATGTCTGGCTCAAGAGGCGCTTCCCTCCCGCAGATAACAGGAACGTGCAGGCCTTCCAGATCACAGGGCTACGTCAAGCGCTGCTAGGCAATCTGAAACAGCGAGGAACCCAGGCTGCGGTCTCCGCAGTCCGGAGGATCTCGGAGTGCCTGCCGGAGGAGTCTGGACTGAAGCTCGCAGTGCAGCAAGCGGACGAACAGCGCCTCCGGTATGAGTGGCAGGGCTTGGAGCCCGAGGAATTACTCGCACTAGTCGAAGGAACCTAA
- a CDS encoding serine O-acetyltransferase: MGPTALTFYWAAKRLKTWGVPVLPEVVAAVGTRMHQCHVDLESRLHASVELGYGGMGVVVAPGVEIGEGSFLSQNVSVEPEPGVPGAPRIGRNVYVGVGAQIVGPVTVGDGAVIGAGAVVTADVAPGAVVAGIPARELKRKVV, from the coding sequence ATGGGTCCGACGGCGCTGACCTTCTATTGGGCCGCGAAGCGGCTGAAGACGTGGGGTGTGCCGGTGCTGCCGGAGGTGGTGGCGGCGGTGGGCACTCGCATGCACCAATGCCACGTGGACCTGGAGTCGCGGCTCCATGCGAGCGTGGAGCTGGGCTACGGCGGCATGGGCGTGGTGGTAGCGCCCGGCGTGGAGATTGGAGAGGGCAGCTTCCTCTCGCAGAACGTCAGCGTGGAGCCGGAGCCCGGAGTGCCGGGAGCGCCCCGGATTGGCCGCAACGTCTACGTCGGCGTGGGCGCGCAGATAGTGGGCCCGGTGACAGTGGGTGACGGGGCGGTGATTGGGGCGGGCGCGGTGGTGACTGCGGACGTGGCGCCCGGAGCGGTGGTGGCGGGCATTCCCGCGCGGGAGCTGAAGCGGAAGGTGGTGTGA